From a single Aquincola tertiaricarbonis genomic region:
- a CDS encoding PAS-domain containing protein: MKDALLVAIGAALDGVDVGFCAFDHQNRTIGWNATFLSMFPEHEGHVHVGAPYAENLRRFYSLGLQGDQVADIDRYIAEGILRHQTQRRPYEFDHRDFRVRVSSFEIGTFGRLRVWCKVAMLPTHVKRPTSTTQALEGLDVTCSPPAVPA, from the coding sequence ATGAAAGACGCTCTACTTGTTGCCATTGGCGCCGCTTTGGATGGTGTGGACGTTGGATTTTGTGCGTTTGACCATCAAAATCGTACAATCGGCTGGAATGCTACGTTTCTCTCCATGTTTCCTGAGCATGAAGGCCATGTCCACGTCGGTGCGCCATATGCAGAAAACTTAAGACGGTTCTACTCACTAGGACTACAAGGCGATCAGGTCGCTGACATTGATCGTTATATAGCAGAAGGAATTTTACGTCACCAGACTCAGCGACGTCCTTATGAATTCGATCATCGAGATTTTCGAGTGAGGGTGTCCTCGTTTGAGATCGGTACTTTTGGTCGACTAAGGGTCTGGTGCAAAGTGGCCATGCTCCCTACTCATGTCAAGCGTCCGACCTCGACGACTCAAGCGCTCGAAGGTTTAGATGTGACCTGCTCCCCTCCAGCCGTACCAGCCTGA
- the tnpB gene encoding IS66 family insertion sequence element accessory protein TnpB (TnpB, as the term is used for proteins encoded by IS66 family insertion elements, is considered an accessory protein, since TnpC, encoded by a neighboring gene, is a DDE family transposase.) has translation MIGPRAGTRVWLAAGVTDMRCGIDSLAAKVHTVLAEDPYAGHVFAFRGRRGDLIKLLWSDGDGMCLLTKRLERGRFIWPQTLIEQRRRGQSVEAMLRADTGKLMFDGMRRQWAAFIDTEENLRDERSDAARRMTWSVTVGFSVVLLLLSAAVAWTGRRQTLQLSATYGTALRRYQESSEHLQRQVTLRGLQGDLAEQLAGELRQDEIGKRTLAALARSTGALLGALHVTSRGKPETVAVHGVRLTESDGQISADAGMVVQVAADGRPRELNALGSGHFRIHTGFGSSPPDRVHLAPLTREGRVNGVLELAFNEAPPAYTAELLTMIAETVGHALAGAQYREDLQRSLEESQQLNEELEVQQEELRSSNEALEVQSGQLRKSQSELERQQAELERQQAELELTNQRLAMQAAALDDQNEALREAQVQLKTRAEALQQASRYKSEFLANMSHELRTPLNSILILAKLLGENRLGNLHEDQVRFAWTVHSAGSDLLALINDILDLSKVEAGQLQLEPGPVGLADVMGSLRDIFRPQAEQKKVEFLVQVDADVSPVLVTDRLRLEQILKNLLSNALKFTESGQIALRVNKADERQVAISVEDTGIGIAPEHQTLVFEAFQQADAGIARRFGGTGLGLAISRKLAGLLGGTLTLSSIPGQGSRFVVTLPLELHLPTAQNTSEALPSEPTDAALDLDVRQAAPRVPAAPQSALPPGHLVPVTEIQPAFADDRDQTDRQRTVLVVEDDIQFAQMLYRLAHDAGFRAIVAHTAAAGLALALGQQPDAVLLDMHLPDVSGLVVLQRLKDDPQTRHIPVHVVAGEDLSRVALPLGAVDYAVKPVSLEELQAVFQRIGDKLDHPHKRVLVVEDDERQRDSVVQLIQGEGIEIDAVGTGEEALALLRQRVYDCMVVDLSLSDMTGEQLLEKMTGDNLSSFPPVIVYTGRVLTREEEAGLARYSRSIIIKGARSPERLLDEVTLFLHQVESQLSEAQQRLLRAARGRDQALEGRRLLLVDDDVRNIFALSGALEQRGMHVVIARHGQEALAKLDADPNIEIVLMDVMMPVMDGLEATRRLRADERFRKLPVIALTAKAMLDDREQCLQAGMSDYLSKPVDLDRLISLIRVWLPSSFRS, from the coding sequence ATGATCGGCCCGCGTGCCGGAACCCGTGTCTGGCTGGCCGCCGGCGTCACCGACATGCGCTGCGGTATCGACTCACTGGCCGCCAAGGTGCACACGGTACTGGCCGAAGACCCCTATGCCGGCCACGTGTTCGCGTTCCGCGGACGGCGGGGCGACCTCATCAAGCTACTGTGGAGCGACGGCGACGGCATGTGCCTGCTGACCAAGCGGCTCGAACGCGGCCGCTTCATCTGGCCGCAGACCCTGATCGAGCAGCGGCGGCGTGGGCAGTCCGTCGAGGCGATGCTGAGAGCGGACACTGGCAAGCTGATGTTCGATGGCATGCGGCGGCAGTGGGCAGCGTTCATCGACACTGAGGAGAACTTGCGAGATGAACGCAGCGATGCGGCTCGTCGAATGACCTGGTCCGTCACCGTTGGATTCTCCGTGGTGCTGCTGCTGCTCAGCGCCGCAGTGGCGTGGACAGGCCGCCGCCAAACGCTGCAGCTCAGTGCCACGTATGGCACTGCACTGCGGCGCTACCAGGAGTCCTCTGAGCACCTGCAGCGTCAAGTCACCTTGCGGGGGCTACAGGGCGACTTGGCTGAGCAGCTGGCCGGTGAGCTCAGGCAGGACGAGATCGGCAAGCGAACCCTTGCGGCGCTGGCCAGGTCGACGGGTGCCCTCCTGGGTGCGCTGCACGTGACCAGTCGAGGAAAGCCTGAGACCGTGGCTGTGCATGGTGTGCGGCTCACCGAGAGTGACGGCCAGATCAGTGCCGACGCCGGCATGGTGGTGCAGGTGGCTGCCGACGGCCGCCCCCGGGAATTGAACGCCCTCGGCAGCGGGCACTTTCGCATCCACACCGGCTTTGGAAGCTCACCCCCTGATCGCGTGCACTTGGCGCCGTTGACACGGGAGGGCCGTGTCAACGGCGTGTTGGAGCTGGCCTTCAATGAAGCGCCGCCCGCCTACACGGCTGAGCTGCTGACGATGATCGCCGAGACCGTAGGACATGCACTGGCTGGGGCCCAGTACCGGGAGGACCTCCAGCGCAGCCTCGAAGAGTCGCAACAGCTCAATGAAGAGCTGGAAGTGCAGCAAGAGGAGCTGCGCAGCAGCAACGAGGCGCTGGAGGTTCAGTCCGGTCAGCTGCGCAAGTCGCAAAGCGAGCTTGAACGTCAACAGGCAGAGCTCGAACGTCAGCAAGCCGAGTTGGAGCTCACCAACCAACGTTTGGCGATGCAGGCGGCGGCGTTGGATGACCAAAACGAGGCGCTGCGCGAGGCGCAGGTACAACTGAAGACACGTGCCGAGGCCCTGCAACAGGCCAGCCGCTACAAGAGCGAGTTCTTGGCAAACATGTCGCACGAGCTGCGAACACCTCTCAACAGCATCTTGATCTTGGCTAAGCTGCTGGGGGAGAACCGGCTTGGCAACCTCCACGAAGATCAAGTGCGCTTCGCTTGGACTGTCCACTCCGCCGGCAGCGACCTCCTAGCCCTCATCAACGACATCTTGGACCTGTCGAAGGTAGAAGCCGGCCAGCTGCAGCTTGAACCAGGTCCCGTCGGCCTAGCGGACGTGATGGGCAGCCTTCGCGACATCTTCAGACCTCAGGCTGAACAAAAAAAGGTGGAATTCCTGGTCCAGGTGGATGCAGACGTTTCCCCCGTTCTGGTGACCGACCGATTGAGGCTGGAGCAGATACTCAAAAACCTCCTTTCCAACGCGCTCAAGTTCACCGAGTCTGGCCAGATAGCCCTTCGGGTGAACAAGGCGGACGAACGTCAAGTGGCGATTTCGGTGGAAGACACTGGCATCGGGATCGCCCCCGAGCATCAAACCCTGGTCTTTGAAGCGTTCCAGCAGGCAGACGCCGGCATCGCCCGTCGCTTCGGCGGCACAGGGCTGGGCTTGGCCATTTCGCGCAAGTTGGCGGGACTGCTGGGGGGGACGTTGACCCTAAGCAGCATCCCGGGGCAGGGCAGCCGCTTTGTCGTGACCCTTCCTCTAGAGCTGCATCTCCCCACTGCGCAGAACACCTCTGAAGCATTGCCAAGCGAACCGACTGACGCTGCCCTTGATCTGGACGTCCGTCAGGCAGCCCCACGGGTTCCGGCCGCCCCGCAATCGGCGCTTCCTCCTGGCCACCTCGTGCCTGTCACTGAAATCCAGCCAGCATTTGCCGACGATCGAGATCAAACAGATCGCCAGCGCACGGTGCTGGTGGTGGAAGACGACATCCAGTTTGCGCAGATGTTGTACAGGCTGGCGCACGACGCAGGTTTCCGTGCGATCGTTGCGCACACGGCGGCCGCTGGCTTGGCGCTGGCGCTTGGCCAGCAGCCTGACGCGGTGCTGTTGGACATGCACTTGCCCGACGTTTCCGGCCTGGTCGTCTTGCAGCGCCTCAAGGACGACCCGCAAACCCGGCACATCCCTGTGCATGTTGTGGCAGGCGAGGACTTGAGCCGCGTGGCCCTGCCGCTGGGTGCAGTGGACTATGCAGTCAAACCGGTTTCCCTGGAGGAGTTACAGGCCGTCTTCCAACGTATCGGGGACAAACTTGATCATCCGCATAAGCGAGTGCTTGTTGTAGAAGACGACGAGCGACAGCGCGACAGTGTGGTTCAACTGATCCAAGGCGAAGGCATTGAGATTGACGCCGTGGGCACCGGAGAAGAGGCACTGGCCCTGCTGCGACAGCGGGTTTATGACTGTATGGTGGTCGACCTGAGCCTGTCCGACATGACGGGCGAGCAACTGCTGGAAAAAATGACGGGGGACAACCTGAGCAGCTTCCCTCCGGTCATCGTTTACACGGGCCGAGTTTTGACGCGTGAGGAAGAAGCTGGGCTGGCACGTTACTCGAGATCGATCATCATCAAGGGGGCTCGTTCCCCCGAGCGGCTGCTGGATGAAGTGACCCTGTTCCTGCACCAGGTGGAGTCCCAGCTGTCAGAGGCTCAGCAACGTCTCTTGCGCGCTGCGCGGGGTCGAGACCAAGCGCTCGAAGGGCGTCGTCTGCTGCTGGTAGATGATGACGTTCGCAACATCTTTGCCCTCAGCGGAGCCCTCGAACAGCGAGGCATGCACGTGGTCATCGCGCGCCATGGCCAGGAGGCTCTGGCCAAGCTGGACGCGGACCCGAACATCGAGATCGTGCTCATGGACGTCATGATGCCAGTCATGGACGGGCTGGAGGCCACACGGCGCTTGCGGGCAGATGAGCGGTTCCGCAAGCTACCTGTCATCGCGCTGACCGCCAAGGCGATGCTCGATGACCGGGAGCAGTGTTTACAAGCCGGCATGAGCGATTACTTGTCCAAGCCGGTGGACCTCGACCGCCTGATCTCATTGATTCGTGTTTGGCTACCAAGCAGTTTTCGAAGCTGA
- the tnpA gene encoding IS66-like element accessory protein TnpA encodes MVHTMKSEQDASRRQRRQHERGFKEELVRQSLQPGASVSAIALDNGVNANMLFKWRREHLRAASPRTAATVLLPVEVAPADAALAMPSATMPVLPTAPARPSPRGGVIELEVAGVQLRLRGPVDEASLCSVLRALRQTP; translated from the coding sequence ATGGTGCACACCATGAAGAGTGAGCAAGACGCGTCCAGGCGCCAGCGGCGGCAGCACGAGCGCGGGTTCAAGGAAGAGTTGGTCCGCCAGAGCCTGCAGCCCGGCGCGTCGGTATCGGCCATCGCGCTGGACAACGGCGTCAACGCCAACATGCTGTTCAAGTGGCGCCGGGAGCATCTGCGAGCCGCTTCACCCCGAACGGCTGCGACCGTGCTGCTGCCGGTGGAAGTCGCGCCAGCGGACGCAGCGCTCGCGATGCCCTCGGCGACCATGCCGGTGCTGCCGACCGCGCCGGCCAGGCCCTCGCCGCGCGGCGGCGTGATCGAGTTGGAAGTAGCTGGCGTGCAACTGCGCCTGCGCGGCCCAGTCGACGAGGCCAGTCTGTGCAGCGTGCTGCGCGCGCTGCGCCAGACGCCATGA
- a CDS encoding AsmA family protein, protein MVLSELVGWRYLRGPIERYATKALGVPVRIAAPFRLHLLRPPQASAGALWVGAAPGSEAPFLVDAREVLLRWRWRDVNDFRHGGPLRVVALQADQLEAHVLRPKEGVASWQFKTDSEEPKVERDAPRVEPVRLRQAAIHVNDAVTEVKVEAHARMNESAPAAGAASAPASAASSAGAGAEGDFGLVADAEGTWRGMPVKLEARSPQVLPLLDEQQPAPLQIKAQALIGRARLAYDGVVHDPLGERGIDGEVRISGPSLGAVGEALNVTLPTTPPFSLAGQLRHTDPVWHVAVRTATIGKSALRGTFAYDPQPATPKLTGELLGSGSTWPTWRPRWVPTASLRPRRPTPATVGRA, encoded by the coding sequence TTGGTCCTTTCCGAATTGGTGGGCTGGCGTTATCTGCGCGGCCCCATCGAGCGCTACGCCACCAAAGCGTTGGGCGTGCCGGTGCGCATCGCCGCGCCGTTCCGGCTGCATCTGCTGCGGCCGCCGCAGGCCAGCGCCGGCGCCTTGTGGGTGGGCGCCGCGCCCGGCAGCGAAGCGCCCTTCCTCGTCGACGCCCGGGAGGTGCTGCTGCGCTGGCGCTGGCGCGACGTCAACGACTTCCGCCATGGCGGGCCGCTGCGCGTGGTGGCGCTGCAGGCCGATCAGCTGGAGGCCCATGTGCTGCGGCCCAAGGAGGGCGTGGCCAGCTGGCAGTTCAAGACCGACAGCGAAGAGCCCAAGGTGGAACGCGATGCGCCGCGCGTGGAGCCGGTGCGGCTGCGCCAGGCCGCCATCCACGTGAACGACGCCGTCACCGAAGTGAAGGTGGAAGCCCATGCCCGCATGAACGAGAGCGCGCCTGCGGCAGGTGCGGCCTCGGCGCCGGCCTCGGCCGCCTCGTCGGCGGGCGCCGGCGCGGAGGGCGACTTCGGCCTCGTCGCCGACGCCGAGGGCACCTGGCGCGGCATGCCGGTGAAGCTGGAAGCGCGCTCGCCGCAGGTGCTGCCCCTGCTGGACGAACAGCAGCCCGCGCCGCTGCAGATCAAGGCCCAGGCGCTGATCGGGCGCGCGAGGCTGGCCTATGACGGCGTGGTGCATGATCCGCTGGGAGAACGCGGCATCGACGGCGAGGTGCGCATCAGCGGCCCTTCGCTGGGTGCGGTGGGCGAGGCGCTGAACGTCACCCTGCCCACCACGCCGCCTTTCAGCCTGGCGGGCCAGCTGCGCCATACCGACCCCGTGTGGCACGTGGCCGTGCGCACGGCCACCATCGGCAAGAGCGCCTTGCGCGGCACCTTCGCCTACGACCCCCAGCCCGCCACGCCCAAGCTCACCGGCGAGCTGCTGGGCAGCGGCTCGACCTGGCCGACCTGGCGCCCGCGGTGGGTGCCGACGGCAAGCCTTCGACCCCGCCGCCCAACACCCGCAACGGTGGGCCGCGCGTGA
- a CDS encoding AsmA family protein encodes MIPDRSFDLPSLRAMDADVRVALDELNLNTSALETLRPLAGRIVLDGGVLRIQDIQATTAGGSVTGSTGLDSTAKPPRWDTDLKLRGVDVAGWLKAARKDNADVNARSSKAKLARERESARDGKGPVTAYITGELQAEFKLRGQGNSTAQLLSTLDGSARAVVRNGTLSHLIVEALGIDVAQALGVFVSGDNSLPLNCAVVAMDARQGVLTPSVAVLDTRDSTVALSGTIDLKNELLNLRSETKPKDFSFATLRSPLLLTGSFSSPEVGVA; translated from the coding sequence GTGATCCCCGACCGCAGCTTCGACCTGCCTTCGCTCAGGGCGATGGACGCCGATGTGCGGGTGGCGCTGGACGAGCTGAACCTGAACACCAGCGCGCTGGAAACCCTGCGGCCGCTGGCCGGGCGCATCGTGCTGGACGGCGGCGTGCTGCGCATCCAGGACATCCAGGCCACCACTGCCGGCGGCAGCGTGACCGGCTCCACCGGGCTGGACAGTACCGCCAAGCCGCCGCGCTGGGACACCGACCTGAAGCTGCGCGGCGTGGACGTGGCCGGTTGGCTGAAGGCCGCGCGCAAGGACAACGCCGACGTCAATGCCCGCAGCAGCAAGGCCAAGCTGGCGCGTGAGCGCGAATCCGCCCGCGACGGCAAGGGTCCGGTCACCGCCTACATCACGGGCGAACTGCAGGCCGAGTTCAAGCTGCGTGGCCAGGGCAACTCCACCGCCCAGCTGCTGAGCACGCTGGACGGCAGCGCCCGCGCGGTGGTGCGCAACGGCACGCTGTCGCACCTGATCGTCGAAGCCCTTGGCATCGACGTGGCGCAGGCATTGGGCGTGTTCGTCTCCGGCGACAACAGCCTGCCGCTGAACTGCGCCGTGGTGGCGATGGACGCCAGGCAGGGTGTGCTGACGCCCAGCGTGGCGGTGCTGGACACGCGCGACAGCACCGTGGCGCTGAGCGGCACCATCGACCTGAAGAACGAGTTGCTCAACCTGCGCAGCGAAACCAAGCCCAAGGACTTCAGCTTCGCAACGCTGCGCTCGCCGCTGCTGCTGACGGGCAGCTTCTCGTCGCCTGAGGTGGGCGTGGCCTAG